The DNA segment ATGACCATCTTCGTCGGAGTGTTCCTGGCCTTTGTCGTGTTCGGCAAAAGGACCCGCCGTATCGGGTTGAAACTGGGCGCCGTTACGTTCCCCGAGCTGCTCGGCAGGAGATTCCAGTCCCGCTTCATACAGGGTTTCGCAGGCGCCCTTATTGGCCTTTTCATGCCACTTTATGCAGGCATCGTGCTTATCGGGGGAGCAAGGTTCGTTGAGACCACCCTCAGTATCAACTACGATGTTGCCGTTCTGATACTCACAATCATAGTTGCTGCCTATGTCATCACAGGCGGTATCATTGCCGTGATGTACACCGATGCCCTGCAGGGCGCCCTGATGTTCTTGGGAATGGCACTACTTCTCGCTTTCACCTATGCTAAACTGGGAGGCGTTGTGGAAGCCCACCAGGCGCTCACCAATATGGCCCACCTCGTACCTGAGAGCCTGCAGGCGGGAGGACACCTGGGCTGGACGGCCATGCCCGAGTTTGGGTCATCGATATGGTGGAATCTCGTATCCACACTGATATTGGGTGTAGGTATTGGTGTGCTGGCCCAGCCGCAGCTTGCCGTCAGGTTCATGACAGTAAGTAACGACAGGGCACTGAATCGTGCAGTGCTGGTGGGAGGGCCGTTCATCCTGATGATGACAGGAGTTGCCTTCACTGTTGGGGCGCTCTCAAATGTATACTTCTTCGAGAAACTCGGCGTAATATCAGTAGCGGCTGCTGGAGGAAATACAGACCTCATCATACCCCATTACATCAATAGCGCCATGCCGGACCTCTTCGTAGTCCTGTTCATGCTCACCCTGCTGGCTGCCGCCATGTCCACCCTGAGCGCCCAGTTCCATACCATGGGCACTGCCATCGGCCACGATTTCTACCGGGAGTTCCTGAAGAAGGGAGAGCTTGGCCAGACCATCAATATCACCAGGCTTGCCATTGCAGTAACCATCCTTATCAGCGTGGTGCTTGCCTACACCCTGCCCATAAGCATCATAGCAACCGCAACAGCCATATTCTTCGGCCTCTGTGCTGCATCCTTCCTGCCGATGTATGTGGGAGCATTGTTCTGGAAGCGCATGACAAGGGAAGGTGCCATTGCAAGCATGCTTGTGGGAGCTTTCGGCAGCCTGTTCTGGCTGCTGTTCGTACACGCCAAGGAAGCGGTACCCTTCGGACTCAGCCAAGCCATTTTCGGCAAGGCCACACTGTTGAGCGGGACATGGACGATCATTGACCCCATAATCGTTGCCACACCGCTGGCTTTCCTGACTGCTGTTGTCGTGAGCCTCCTTACAAAGCCGGTCCCACAGGAGCACCTTGAACGCTGTTTCAGCAAAAAGACAGGGAAGAATCCAAACAGGAAGTCTTTTTGAACTATCAGTCTGATCATCCAGCCGATACTGGCAGTTCCCGCCAGTAGTTCCTTCCTTTTTTATTGTGGATTGGCGCAACCACAGGCTTTAAGGCTTCGGTTTTGCAGCATTCGTGAGTTTCATACGGGTCTAAAGGAATAATTTAGATAGGTTTAAATAGTGAAGTGTGCTAACATTTGTCACGGTAATTGTTATACTTTTGTAAAAATGCAGGTGATAAAAATGCTTGGAATCGATGACCCGCAAATATGGCTTGCCTATGTTCTTTGTTTCCTGAGTGCTGTAGGATGCATTATCTACGGCGCTCTGAAATGGAATGATGGAGAAGAAGAGGAGGAATGCTGATGACTGTCAGCACGCCGGTACTCGGTATTGTTGTTCTTATATATATGATGGTGATCTTCTACCTGGGATGGCTTGGCTACAAAAAAACGCAGATGACAGAAGATTACATGGTTGCTGGCAGGAAGATGAACCCTTATGTGCTGGCGATCTCCTACGGAGCCACCTTCATCAGCACATCGGCCATAGTGGGGTTTGGCGGAGCTGCCGGCGCACTTGGCATGGGCCTTCTGTGGCTTGCTTTGATGAACATTCTGGTAGGCATCTTCCTGGCCTTTGTCATCTTCGGCAAAAGGACCCGGCGTATCGGATTGAAACTGGGCGCCGTTACGTTCCCCGAGCTGCTCGGCAGAAGGTACCAGTCACGCTTCATACAGGGATTCGCAGGAGCTCTGATTGGTCTTTTCATGCCCCTTTATGCAGGCATCGTGCTTATCGGTGGAGCAAGGTTCGTTGAGACCACCCTCAATATCAACTATGACGTTGCTGTTCTTATCCTTACGGTCATAGTCGCTGCGTATGTTATTACAGGCGGCCTTATTGCCGTGATGTACACTGACGCCCTGCAGGGTGCCCTGATGTTCCTGGGAATGGCGTTACTTCTAGCTTTCACCTATGCTAAACTGGGAGGCGTTGTGGAAGCCCACCAGGCGCTCACCAATATGGCACATCTCGTACCTGAGAGCCTGCAGGCAGGAGGACATCTTGGCTGGACGGCCATGCCTGTGTTCAGCTCGCCAATCTGGTGGAACCTTGTGTCAACACTTGTTCTTGGTGTAGGCATCGGTGTGCTGGCCCAGCCGCAGCTTGCCGTCAGGTTCATGACAGTAAGTAACGACAGGGCACTGAATCGTGCAGTGCTGGTGGGAGGGCCGTTCATCCTGATGATGACAGGCGTTGCTTTCACTGTTGGGGCGCTCTCAAATGTATACTTCTTCGAGAAACTCGGCGTAATATCAGTAGCGGCTGCTGGAGGAAATACAGACCTCATCATACCCCATTACATCAATAGCGCCATGCCGGACCTCTTCGTAGTCCTGTTCATGCTTACCCTGCTGGCTGCCGCCATGTCCACGATGAGCTCACAGTTCCATACCATGGGCACTGCCATAGGCCATGATTTCTATCGTGAGTTCCTGAAGAAGGGAGAGCTTGGCCAGACCATCAATATCACCAGAATAGCAATAGCTGTTACTATCCTCGTCAGCGTGGTGCTTGCCTACATCCTGCCCATTAGTATCATAGCAACCGCAACCGCCATATTCTTCGGCCTGTGTGCTGCATCCTTCCTGCCGATGTATGTGGGAGCATTGTTCTGGAAGCGCATGACAAAGGAAGGCGCCATTGCAAGCATGCTTGTGGGAGCTTTCAGCAGCCTGTTCTGGCTGCTGTTCGTACATGCCAAAGAAGCGGTACCCTTCGGGCTCAGCCAGGCCATTTTCGGCAAGGCCACACTGCTAAGCGGCACATGGACAGTGGTGGACCCTATAATAGTCGCCACACCTCTTGCATTCCTGACAGCTATTGTCGTGAGCCTGCTTACAAAACCAATCCCGCAAAAACATCTGGAGAACTGCTTTGGGGAGTAGCGAAGGATAGAGTAGGCCCGGGAATTATTACCATATCCGGTCAAATGTGTGGACCAGCCGCTGTCCACATCTCTTTTTTTAGGTATGTTAAATATAATAAAAACTCAGCTCCCAGCAATGTCAGCACGCAATAGCTGTAAATGAGACTAGAGAAAGGCAAAAGTCTTATGACGAGAACTAGAGGGGATATGTATTTTATAAATGTAATCGACTTTTGCCTTAACTATCTTCGACATACAGAAATATAAACCTAACCATCAGAAAGACAAAAAATGCAGTCAAGACGGGCATTCATTAGCCCTGAGGTCAATATAGCCTCCTGCACCCAGGATAATCACATCTGCGCCAGATGTCTTTTTTACATGTGACTCAAAAATATGGGGATCCTGTGATATGCGATCATATGTGTTATAATGCATGGGAATTGCAATCTTGGGGCGCAACATGTCCACAGCAAGTGCAGCATCACGGGCATCCATGGTGTACCGGCCCCCAATAGGAACTATTGCAACATCGGGCTTATAGAGCTCGCCTATAAGCTGCATATCCCTGAACAGTCCTGTGTCACCGGCATGATAGATGCAGATATCCCCCACGCGGATAATGAAACCTGCAGCCCTTCCACCGTCAAATGTATGTCCTGATTCGTCGATAGATGACGAGTGGCAGGCGTCGGTCATTGTGATATTGACATCCCCCTGGCTTATCGTGCCGCCAATGTTCATTCCTTCTGTCCGGACGCCCCTGGATTTGAGATATTGTGAGAGCTCATGTATGCAGATCACAGTGCAACCGGTCCGTTGTGCGATCTTGACAGTATCGCCAAGGTGATCGAAATGCCCGTGGGTAACGGCGATGAAGTCAGGCTCCACCTCCGTGGATCTGACTGCTGCAGCAGGATTGCTGTCAAGAAAAGGGTCAATCAGCAGCGTATACTTTGAACGCACTTCGAAACATGAGTGACCAAGCCATGTCAGCCGGACATTTTTCATGAGCAGATTGTGGCTTTCATCAGACTAATAGATTACCATATAAGACATATCGGAACCATTATATCTACAACCGGATACACAGCCGGATTATGGTAAGCAATATGGATATAGGCATCGTTGTGCATGGCCCGGATATCGTGGATTCGGGCATGGCGCTGAGAATCATAAAGCTGCTCGAAGGATTCGGCACTTTCAGCGCGGTCATGGCAGGCACCATAGGCAAGACTGCCGTGCTTGATGCCCATCTTGAGGAACTGATAGACATAAGGATGTCACTCAGGCCCAGCGCATGTATAGAGGAATTCTTCCTGACAAAGGATGCAGTCGTTCTGCTGAACCATGGCAAGACCATAGATAACGGGCGCATTTTCGCCAATATGGTTGTCTCGAACCTAAGGGATCGTGACCTTAAGCCACTTGTCCACGTAGAGAGGCCCTCATCCGGAGACGGGGAGGTCATCCCGTGGAACGTATTATCGGTCAGTTTTGCAGCAGAGCTCTCCCGGATACTGGGAATAGGCCTGTCAAGGGTACCGGAAATTGTCACACCTGTCAGCATAGAGGATCAGGGGCACCGCATAATCAGAAGGGTGTTCGGTGTGCATCCAGGAGAGAATATACTCATCAACGGGATCGTTGTTGCCTATGCCCTTTCAGCTGATGTGAGCATAGTCACGGAGGACGGGTTCGTCACGGAGATAAATGGGGCCACGATCAAAGAGCACGGCCTGGAAAAGCTCCATAACTATGAAGAGCGGACTCCCGTTGACATCACCAAATGCTGGATAAAGAGCGGACCCCTCAGGGGAAACAATTTTTCTGCACGCCTTTACAGTAAAAAGGGCTCTTCGGAAAGATTGACCGGGAAAGGCGCCGGTAACGGAGGCATGGCTCCTTCGGCCAGCGTAAGGGCTGCCATCATCGACCATGAGGCCGAACGGTCCTTTGAGCTGGCAGCAGGTGCACAGGTAGCTGTTACCATAGGCGATGATACCACAGAGATCGCCGGGGATATATTGTACCGGCTGGGAATACCTATCATAGGAATAACTGATGGGGACGCTGACGGTTTTACGCACAGGAAACATATGTTCCCGGGTTCTCTGGTCTTCAGGCTCCAGCCGGGACACGATGACATCGTAGGCAGGAAGATAAGAACGGATATATTTGGTGGTAACAACAGCGAGTACTTTTCATCCATAACAGAGCTACATAATAAAATTGCTTTACTAGCCAAGGACTGTGTGAAGTTTACTAGAAATTATTAATTTTTCCCCACTTTAATTATGACCATATATAACTTTAAATATAATAATTGCATACTAGGTATTAGAGCTCTTAGTGAGCACAATTAAATCAGGGGTTATTATGAAAGAATATGAAGTCAAAATACTGGATGACACAGACTACAGGTTCATTGAAGCTTTAAAGAGTCTGGGAATGTCTAGGAACGTTGCCACAACGCTTACCTATCTCTCAAATGTGCAGGAAGCCTCCTCACAGGAAATAGAGATGAGCACCGGACTTCGGCAGCCGGAAGTAAGCGTCGCCATGAGGCAGATGCGCGAAAGAAGCTGGATCGACATCCACAACAAGAAGGCTGTTGGAAAAGGCAGGCCTACAAAGATCTACAGACTTTCCGCACCTGTGGAAGATATTATCAAGCACTATGAGCGCAAGATAATAGAAGATACAAAAACAACGATGGATGCCATTACTAAACTCAAGAACATCACACGTAAGGCGTGATGTATCCCACTTTTTACGGTAATAAGGTATATCTGTCGAACAGGTGGAGTCCCCTTTCCTGACGGCCCCTGGCTGCAGGAGGGGATGAAAACCATACATGCAAAATAAGAGTTCTCAATTTTTCCTATATTGCTTTTTAAGATAGCTGTGCTCCTATCAGCTTTAAAGGGACTTCACTGCTCATCACCAGAAACATTATCCCTGTGATGCGATGCATATTATGGTCAGGTTGCCGGACATGGCCGTCCCATCAACAGGAACGGCCTGCCCATTGTTTAAAATGAGAACGGTCTCCTGATTGAGACCGAGTGTTTCAAGGATCTTTTCATAAGTGGTTCCTTGCGGAACTTCTAATTCCCTGTTCGAAATATAACCATTCAATACCTCAATGTGCATTTGTATGTTCAATCTGTGATTTCACCACCTTCTTTTACGAGGTCGTTGAGGTTTTCCTGAAGCAGTTTTTCATCGAATTCTTCGTATTTCTTTTCACCCTTACGTTCATAACCTCTTTTCTGGAACTTTGACATACTAAAGCACCTCAATTTACATCTGTTGCGATAGGCTTTAATCTTTTCGGGTTCACAGCACCAAGCTCTTGAAATCTGAAAATAAAGAAGGAAAAGTTTACGATGGACATCAAGTAGAGTAATAGAACATCTAAAAATAAAATTACACCATCATATTAATACACAATTATACCTTTCATAATAGTGTAAAAGCTACTTCAACTGCGGCCTAAAAAAACGAGCGAAATCATGTCTGTTCAGGTATCAACTGATTTTCTGAGAATGCTTGAAGGAAAGAGCTCAATTTTCTTTCACCAAGAGCCTGCACTGTGCCCTAAACCACTGACAGACATCATTAACGGCATTGGGACAGCTTTTGCTTTGCCCGTGATCTGCATGTACTGGAGTGAACAGACAGAACAGCTCACATATGGCCTGCAGACAGCTCCCGCAATGTTCCCCGTCTCAAGGGATTTCACAGCCACCCTGATCAGGCTGGGAAAACTGCTTGCCGAACAGCAGTATATTATCGTGGTCCACGGCCTTGACGAGATGGCATTTACTGTTGACGGAAGACCTTTATGTAAGTTCATCGGCATCCTTGCTGACAAGTGCAGCGGGAGGCATTCAACTATGCTGGCAGTCTCCCGTAATCCGCACCTGGATGAAGAGTACGGCATCGACACACGCCACCTGTTTGATAACAGGTTCAGGATAGAAGGGAGCACGATCCGGCAGGTGGGACCGGACGGCCATACATTATCCGTTTATGATCTCTTTGGTGAGAGGCAGGCGGCAGCAAAGCCGGTGGGTACAGACATGGAGAAAATAAGAGAGATATTCAGACTGACGCCTGAAGAACAGAAAGAACTGGACAGGATTGCAAACAATAAACTGAGGGATCTCAACATACGATGACCTTTGACCGCGACCGTTGAATCACGCGGGATAATCATATCAGTTTTTCTGCAATTGACTTCAACTGCGCACAATAGGCACAGTCCGGTTCATCCTCCATTACGAGCTTACGTGACCAGGCACGCGCTACCGAATTATCATAAGTCATTGATCCCAGGAGCCTGATGCCAAGCTTTTTGCTGAAATCCTTTACCACTTCATCTATCTCCTTCTGCTTGTCGGCAGGAGTTCTGTTGAAAAGCAGGTAGGTCCTGGTCCCAAGCTTTTCCGCCATACTGGAAAGAATGTAGGTCCCCCTGATATCCTGCACATCAATGGTCGAGATAATGGTAGCCCTGTCGGCAATGTTCATAGCCAGCAGGCTTGACCTGTTAATTCCGGGGCTGCAATCGAAAAGGAAGTGATCGATGGAGAATTCACGTTGGAGGGTATTTATAAGCTCAAGTATCTTCCCCCTTGCCTCCCCGGGCGTATCGAACATCGTGACAATATCTTCCTCACATGCCTTCGAAGGTACTATATAAAGATCCTTGTTGCCGTACCTGTAAACCACATCAGATGGCCTGCATGTCCCCTGCAGGAAATCAACAAGTGTCATGTCATACCTGATGTTGAAGAGTGAGTGCATACCTGGGCCGTTAACGTCTGTATCAACTATGCATACCTTTTCCCCGCGTGCCGACAACAGGGCACCCAGATTTCCAACAAAGGTGGTTTTTCCCGTGCCTCCCTTGTATGAATGAAAACTCAGCATCATTTATCTCACCCCAGCAGCTGGTCAAGCTTGTTCTCCACTTCCTCAACCACAGACCACTGGTCATCCCTTGCAGTCTCGTCCCTTCTCTTCATGGAGTAGTATATCTTTTTACCCTTCCTTTCCCTTTCCAGCCATCCGCCCCTGTAAAGCTCATTGAGGTACTTGTTCTCAATGGACCTGTGCCTGCCGGTAACAACGCTTACGTCATCTGCTGTGCAGGACTTGAGATTAGAGACAGCAAACAGTGATTTACGGATAGAGTCCGGGACTGTCAGAAAAACAGCCATCTTGTCATCTATCTGAGAGGGGGAATATGTTTCGATCCTGGACAGGCGCATCTCCAGAGAAGACAGGCGCCTATTTAAGTCCTCCAGAGCCTCTATAAGACTGGTTTCATTGTACAGGTCAGGCATGGTCATCATCGTTTATTGTGCTTATACTACTATGTAGAAATTTAATAGTTGTGATAATATATAAGTTTGATTAATTGAGCAACAGAAAGGCGCAGGCAATTCCTTTATCCTGTTAATTGCAGGTCCAATATTCGCGATAAATATATAAATAAGTGCAACGTAAAACACCTGGAGAAAAGATGCGAAGTTCAGCTTTCGTAAAAGGACTTGACGATATCCTCTGCGGAGGATTCATCCTGCCTTCAAACATCCTTATTGCAGGGTCCGCAGGCTCAGGTAAGACTAATCTCTGCCTTCAGTCACTTTTCAATGCATCTAAAGTAGGAGAGAGATGCGCCTACATATCACTCCTGTCAGGATCCAGGGAAAAGATAATCCTGACCACGCGCCAGCTGGGCTTTTTCGATCAGGAGGTACTTGCTTCCGGAATGCTGGCCATACACTCCATCAACACGGATATCATTGCCAAAGGGGACTTCTCCGTTTTTGAATATATCACCGAGCAGGTGCTGAGCACTTCTCCCACAAGAGTGGTGATAGACACGGTCACAACCCTGGAAGCAATAGGCAGCACTTTCGAGGAAAGAGAGTTCAGGGGATGTGAGTTAAGGGCTTTCGTGCACAACCTGTTCCAGGAATTTGAAGACCGGGGCATATTGCTAATGGTCACAGGAGAAATACCACACGGGTCCATTACTGTTAGCCCATGGTCATATATGGTGGACACTATCCTGTCCCTTGAAAGGAACACAACTCTCCACGGGCTTGAGAGACATCTGGAAGTCATTAAGATGCGCGGCAGTGACTTTATACCGGGCAGGCATCCTTTTGTGATAGGTCCGGAAGGGATCGAGATCCTGAAAAAGTGACCCCTGGATAGTTCATGCACACAGAGTTTCCAGAAATTGCTCTATCTCTTCTGAAAGTTTCCTGTCCAGCAGGTGTCTTGAAGTGGTCAGGTATCGCTCAAAAGTAACGATGTCATCCCTTGGGATGGACTTACCCATATTTGATCTGAACCTGAGGGACTCATAGGAATCTATCAGCTCGGGCATGACCATACGCGGATAGTTCCCGGCAAGCTGCCTCAGAAGAAGCCTGGCTTTCGGATATGGCAGTATCAGATGGTCCCTGTAGCGAAGTGACACTGTACAGTCAGTATCGCATATAGTGTCAAACATGAGCCTCTGCCTGAAGAAACGGGCAGCTCCTGGGTTATCAGGTTTTGTTACCACATTTGAATATAAATGTCCGGCAGCAATGGCAAAGAGCAGCCTGCCCACACCCATGTTCCTGAACGAAGGATGCACCTCAATGCTGCGCAACAGATGAACAGAGTGCCTGACAAGACTCTTTTTCCCCCTGTGAATTTTTTCAAGATTATCAGATACCTTCTCGAATCTTGCAAACCCAAGCATCCGGCCGCACGTATCAAAGGAAACGAAAAGCGGGTGACCTGAGGAGACAGAAGACCTCATCAGGAAGTCATAAGGCATACCAAAATTGTTATGGAAATAATTGAAACCCGGCGCTCCTGACTGGCCTACCTCTATCCTGAGGCCTTCAAGGGCTTCCTCGGACTCCAGCAGACCGTACGACACAGTACCGGCCCTGTGCAATACGCTGATCCCCTTTACACACATTTTCCCGTACCGTTCTTTCACACGTTGGCCAGCTCTCTCAAGGTGAAATAGGTATATCTCCCCTTCTTGAAAGACACCAGCAGTTGTGACTGTTCCATCCGGTCCACAATAGCTGAGAGCTCATCGGCACCTATGGGAGCGCACATGGAGCCTATCTGGCCCTCCAGCTGCTTCAGGGTCACAGGGCCACCACTCAGCTCTTCAATGATCACCTGCTCAATATGTCCCGGTGAGAAAGCATCAGCATATATCCCCTCAACAGCATCCTGAACAGTATCCGGAGGACAATCCTGTACCCTGTTAGTTCCATCAGTCGGTGCAGATCGGAGTTGCTCCAAGTCTTCACGTACCTTCAGGATATCTGCATGGGCGAGCCGGGCCTTTTCCGCATCCTCTGATGATCGCTGTATCTGTTGCTGCATATTTGCAAGGGTCTCGTTGACCTCTTCCCGGAAAGAGCCAATTGCTTCGGAAATTAGCATCATTTCGTCCCGGTTAGCTTTTAAAGACAGGCTCTCCGCAATTAAAGCCATGTCCTGCAAAGGAGCCTGCATGGGAGCGCCAGGAGCTGTAAGTGCCTGGCTGCGGGTTTCCTCAATGTCCTTGCCCAGTTTCCTGAGTGCTTTCGTGTGCAGGTTCACTGCCTTTGCGATGCTCTTTATCTGATCCTGTATCCCTTCAATGCCCTTGGAGTATAACTTTGCATCCTCCAGCTGGTTGTTCTGGAGCTCTGCCATGAACTGCATATTCTCTGTCAGGTTCGTGAGCTCCTCAGCCAGACCGGACAGCTGCGAGGATATCCTTTCAATGGACCTTTCATGGGAGACAACTTTCTGGACTGTGTATTCCCTGCTTCCTGTCTCGACGAAGGACCTGAAGTCCTGAGAGCTGTAATTGGGCACTGCCTGGGAGAGGATCTTGAAAAGCTCGATATAGGTTGCATGGATCTGCTTAATGGAAACCAGCTTGGAAGATACCGCGTCTGAGAGCCCTTTTACCAGGAACACGCCGTTCTCGAACCTGAAGAAGTCCACTCCTGCGCTGAACTGGCGGACCTTGTCCCTGGTATCCTCCACGATCTGGGAGGATTCCCTGTCACCGAATATGTTCAGCATGGACGCATAAAGGTCGTTCAGAGTCTTTGCATAGGTGATCTCAAGTACATCAGGCGGGACCTTTGCAGCATCAAGGGTCTCTGCACTGAGCGAGTCCTCCGCCCTTACGATCCTTCGGAGCCGTTTGGAGAAAATATCGAAATCCCTTCTAAGCTGCCTGAACTCTTCCTGGCCGGACATCCGGGACATCTCATCATGGATCTGAGAGAGAGAACCTTCATGTTCACTGAGCCCCTCATTAACCTTAGCCTGCAGTTCTTCGAACCTTCTTTCGAAGAATCCGAGCCTTGCCTCCAGCTCCTCATAACAGGGGACTTTTGAAGGTGCTTCCATATCCTGTTTATTGCAGGGATCATCGGGCTCTTCGGAGCATATCCCATGGAATTCCCGTCCCTGATCCGGACATTCCGGAGAAGTATTATCGTAACTGTCAGACCCACGCTCATGGGAGTGATTCTCTTCCGCTTGTGTTCCGGCAACTATTTCACTGCTCATTATGGCACCACCGCATTATACGAACGACTCCAGTTTGCGCCTTATATCGGGTATCCACTCGGCCTCGCACATATCAGCAACATAGTCCCCATGCAGAGGACGTATCTGGTCCCTGATTATCATTTCCACCAGTAATGGCCACAGATCCTCCGTCATCCACTTAGGGGATGATGCGATCTCATTGAAAGCCATGGCAAGCGCAGGCTCCACTTCGCCCCTGCCCATGACACCGGTGATCTTTTCCTTGATGTCGGCAAGTATCTCCATGTTCTTCTTGTATTCTGAAGACTGGGTGTACATCTCATTGAACACTACCTTGGCAAGTATGCGCAACTCAGAGGCCACCTCATCAGAATAATTAGACAGCTGGTCGGCAGTCATAGGACGCTGCTCGAATACATGCTGTATGACCTCACGTGCAACCTGTATCTTATGCATGTCATCCGAAAGGTCGGCCTTGCCGGTGAAAAGGGATATGAGTAACGCACCTCTCCCCACAGAGGAGAAGATCACAGTGCCGAAATCGTATTCTATCACTGACTGTTTCAGCCCCATGGCAAGCTGCTGGCTTACGTGCAGGAGGTTGTTGCTTATGAGATTTGTCAGCTCGAATATCTTGGGGCCTATGCTTTCCGGGATGTAGGAGGCATATATCCTGCCATCAGCGCCTGCAAACAGCAGTACGTCAACATCACTGGACTCGTATGTCCTTTTAAGCTGCGAGACCAAGGCAAACTTCAGGAGGGATACGTCTTCCAGATCATCCTTTGTCTTTTTAACCGCCAAGTTTACCACATCTGTAATACTACCGGACCATTTCTTCCAGGTCACGGAGACTGTCTATCTCTATTAGGCCTTCATCCTCGCCTTTCAGGTCTGCGCTAATATCGGGCTCAGAAGCCCTGGATGACAGTTCCCTCAGGTCGAGCTGAATATCGGAAGGTATGCTTTCCTCTTTCCTGCGGGCGATCTCATCCCTGGTAAGAGCATCAGTGAGCCCCTGGGATTCGAAGAATATCTGCAGGGTCTCCTTGGGAGAGAATGGGTATGACCAGTTCTCCCTGACATACGCAAGGCGTTCCAGCACAATCTCACTGGCGCCAAGGTCCGCAGCGGTCCTGATGGCCTTATTGAACAGGTCATCATACTTGCGCATATCCTCTGCAGATACCAGCGGGGTGGTGCGCACAACGACCCCTATACCGCGCACGAAAATGTAGGGATAGACTTCCTCACCATGCCTTGTCGCACGCATCTTAACGATCTCCAGCGCCCTGTTGAAGGCGCCTCCTATGGGACGGTAGGTCAGGTGGACCGCGCCGTCTGACATGTAGATAGGTATAAGCACATCCTCACCGATGGTCTCACCGGGAGCCGCATGCTCTTCGGTTGTTATCAGCACAGGGCCCAGCTGCTTGAGCGTATAGAACAGCTTGGTGATTATCTCGCGCTGTTCCTGCTTATCCTGGATAGCCCATGTAAGGGGTGTCAGCGGATCGATCACCACGCGGGTCTTCACCGAGAAGTTCTTGTTCATTTCCACAAGAGCCGGCAA comes from the Methanolobus chelungpuianus genome and includes:
- a CDS encoding RAD55 family ATPase; the encoded protein is MSRERRIPTGIAGLDRVIEGGVRDNTTLLVVGSSGTGKSTFAMQYLNYGLEHGENGLYISMEEPPEQILREAKMLGFNLDRYYEKELFFFHSKGKDFVKLVDEQLPALVEMNKNFSVKTRVVIDPLTPLTWAIQDKQEQREIITKLFYTLKQLGPVLITTEEHAAPGETIGEDVLIPIYMSDGAVHLTYRPIGGAFNRALEIVKMRATRHGEEVYPYIFVRGIGVVVRTTPLVSAEDMRKYDDLFNKAIRTAADLGASEIVLERLAYVRENWSYPFSPKETLQIFFESQGLTDALTRDEIARRKEESIPSDIQLDLRELSSRASEPDISADLKGEDEGLIEIDSLRDLEEMVR
- a CDS encoding RAD55 family ATPase; the protein is MRSSAFVKGLDDILCGGFILPSNILIAGSAGSGKTNLCLQSLFNASKVGERCAYISLLSGSREKIILTTRQLGFFDQEVLASGMLAIHSINTDIIAKGDFSVFEYITEQVLSTSPTRVVIDTVTTLEAIGSTFEEREFRGCELRAFVHNLFQEFEDRGILLMVTGEIPHGSITVSPWSYMVDTILSLERNTTLHGLERHLEVIKMRGSDFIPGRHPFVIGPEGIEILKK
- a CDS encoding GNAT family N-acetyltransferase — protein: MKERYGKMCVKGISVLHRAGTVSYGLLESEEALEGLRIEVGQSGAPGFNYFHNNFGMPYDFLMRSSVSSGHPLFVSFDTCGRMLGFARFEKVSDNLEKIHRGKKSLVRHSVHLLRSIEVHPSFRNMGVGRLLFAIAAGHLYSNVVTKPDNPGAARFFRQRLMFDTICDTDCTVSLRYRDHLILPYPKARLLLRQLAGNYPRMVMPELIDSYESLRFRSNMGKSIPRDDIVTFERYLTTSRHLLDRKLSEEIEQFLETLCA